The Nitrospira sp. genome contains a region encoding:
- a CDS encoding DUF2127 domain-containing protein produces the protein MKQSSPWFLKLLATYYLLQGLLLIGGGVGGLILVDENQLLVVKDWLRVIRLDPENHFIYWLLTNLLPVTNEMLEALSIGSFVYGGLAFVQGGGLWFSKPWASYLSVVVVGSFIPWQLHSLLQEVTALKLLTLCINTVIVGYLLVSAWRARGVENNNSASCHR, from the coding sequence GTGAAGCAGTCTTCTCCATGGTTTCTGAAACTGCTTGCTACCTATTACTTGCTTCAGGGGTTGCTGCTGATCGGAGGGGGAGTCGGCGGGTTGATTCTCGTGGATGAGAACCAACTGCTTGTTGTCAAAGACTGGCTTCGTGTCATTCGCTTGGATCCTGAGAATCACTTCATTTATTGGCTCCTGACCAACCTCCTGCCAGTTACCAATGAAATGCTGGAGGCATTGAGTATTGGCAGCTTCGTATATGGCGGACTCGCATTTGTTCAAGGGGGAGGTCTCTGGTTCTCTAAGCCCTGGGCCTCATATCTCTCGGTCGTCGTGGTTGGTTCATTCATCCCGTGGCAACTGCATAGCCTGCTACAAGAAGTGACCGCTCTGAAGCTTCTGACGCTCTGTATCAATACCGTGATCGTTGGGTATCTGCTCGTGAGTGCATGGCGTGCTAGAGGCGTTGAGAATAACAATTCAGCATCTTGTCACCGATAA
- a CDS encoding nucleotide-binding protein, translated as MSVKRRVYISAPRDIRLDPLRRKIKQAIVDEIKGTGYEPQIFLAPEGGVGLAAGAGWSLEEVEKVARGCAGAAIIGLPFWKTTLEGREVWLPTDYCPYEAAVAHTLDLPILAISIEIEQRGIFDQHARVHAITIPLKEDLSWLQTESFRGPFATWKRAIEERRDIFLGYCSSSTDTANTLKGFLISEVGLSVLDWATDFDPATSILQQIEMASKRCGAGIFLFTKDDELADGSAKVQAVPRDNVVFEAGYFSALKGKSRVLIVRESGAKMPADLGGDIYAQLEDRQQIEPIKSVISRFLNSL; from the coding sequence ATGAGCGTTAAGCGGCGGGTTTATATTAGCGCGCCGAGGGACATTCGCCTGGATCCGCTTCGCAGGAAGATCAAACAGGCGATCGTCGATGAGATTAAGGGGACGGGCTATGAACCCCAGATCTTCCTTGCTCCTGAGGGTGGCGTTGGGCTGGCTGCTGGCGCCGGTTGGTCGCTTGAGGAGGTCGAGAAAGTGGCGAGAGGTTGTGCCGGCGCCGCAATCATCGGCCTGCCCTTTTGGAAAACTACGCTGGAGGGGAGAGAGGTTTGGCTTCCGACTGACTACTGTCCATATGAGGCTGCCGTGGCACACACACTTGACCTCCCGATCCTCGCAATATCAATAGAGATCGAGCAGCGAGGGATTTTTGACCAACACGCACGAGTCCACGCCATTACAATTCCTTTGAAAGAAGATCTTTCATGGCTACAGACCGAAAGCTTCCGTGGTCCTTTTGCTACGTGGAAGCGCGCCATCGAGGAGCGCCGAGACATTTTCCTTGGCTATTGCAGTTCGTCAACTGATACCGCAAATACTCTCAAGGGCTTCCTCATATCGGAGGTTGGTCTCAGTGTGCTTGATTGGGCAACTGACTTCGATCCTGCCACCTCAATCCTTCAACAGATTGAGATGGCCTCAAAGCGATGCGGCGCAGGCATCTTCCTATTCACCAAGGACGACGAACTAGCCGATGGTAGCGCAAAGGTTCAAGCAGTGCCACGAGACAACGTGGTATTTGAAGCGGGCTATTTCAGCGCGCTCAAGGGCAAGTCTAGGGTGCTGATCGTACGTGAGTCGGGAGCAAAAATGCCTGCTGACTTGGGTGGTGATATTTATGCTCAGCTTGAAGACCGACAACAGATAGAGCCGATAAAGTCAGTGATTAGCAGGTTCTTGAACAGCCTGTAA
- a CDS encoding NarK/NasA family nitrate transporter: MSGIWDILKSGHWPSLAGAWLHLTVSFMVWLLVGAMSIPLMVALQLSETEIAWLVSLPLLGGAVLRMVAGWSADWLGARPTAVGILVMECLVLCWGWLGVTGYGEALAFSICLGVAGASFAVTLPIASRAYPLPAQGFVLGIAASGNIGTVLILFLAPRWVAALDWHQVCGIMAGIVAVTLAGFVLMVPRTARISEDGAVAWWYHAVQLIHRRLAYWLSFLYAVTFGGFVGLCSVLPLVLHDVYRIDAIEAGAVAALCGLMGSAIRPVGGYVADRQGGLRTLYYVLPVIAGAVVAVISPSQTMAVVMMVVATAAMGFGNGVVFQLVAEWFPKDIGLASGVVGASGAIGGFLLPILIGTMKGLSGSYESGLWLFAGFTMCAWGTVIVTQNPKSGPAGA, encoded by the coding sequence GTGTCTGGGATCTGGGACATCCTGAAAAGCGGTCATTGGCCGTCGCTGGCGGGGGCGTGGTTGCACCTGACGGTCAGTTTCATGGTCTGGCTGCTCGTCGGGGCCATGAGCATTCCGCTCATGGTGGCCCTGCAGCTGAGCGAGACCGAAATCGCCTGGCTCGTCTCCTTGCCGTTACTCGGCGGGGCGGTGTTACGGATGGTAGCCGGATGGAGCGCGGATTGGCTGGGCGCCAGGCCCACGGCCGTGGGCATCCTCGTGATGGAATGTCTAGTGTTGTGCTGGGGGTGGCTCGGTGTCACGGGATACGGAGAAGCGCTGGCTTTTTCGATCTGTCTGGGCGTGGCCGGAGCGAGTTTCGCGGTCACGCTCCCGATTGCGAGCCGCGCGTATCCTCTGCCGGCACAAGGATTTGTGCTCGGTATCGCGGCATCGGGAAACATCGGCACGGTGTTGATCTTATTTTTGGCGCCGCGTTGGGTTGCCGCACTGGATTGGCATCAGGTCTGCGGCATTATGGCCGGGATTGTCGCGGTCACTCTGGCGGGATTTGTACTGATGGTACCTCGAACAGCGAGGATTTCTGAGGACGGTGCGGTGGCCTGGTGGTACCATGCGGTGCAGTTGATTCACCGCCGGTTGGCCTATTGGCTCTCGTTCCTCTATGCCGTCACGTTCGGCGGTTTCGTGGGCCTGTGCAGTGTGCTCCCGCTGGTGCTGCACGATGTCTATCGGATCGACGCGATTGAGGCTGGCGCGGTGGCGGCGTTGTGCGGACTCATGGGGAGCGCGATCCGTCCGGTCGGCGGCTATGTCGCGGATCGTCAAGGAGGGCTACGGACTCTTTATTATGTCCTTCCGGTGATCGCAGGAGCGGTGGTAGCGGTGATCAGCCCTTCGCAGACCATGGCGGTCGTGATGATGGTCGTGGCCACAGCGGCAATGGGATTCGGCAACGGCGTGGTGTTCCAGTTGGTCGCCGAATGGTTTCCCAAGGACATCGGGTTGGCGTCCGGTGTGGTAGGGGCTTCCGGGGCTATCGGCGGATTTCTGCTGCCGATACTCATCGGGACGATGAAGGGGCTCTCAGGCAGCTACGAATCTGGGCTCTGGCTGTTTGCTGGGTTCACGATGTGTGCCTGGGGTACAGTGATCGTAACCCAAAACCCGAAAAGTGGGCCAGCGGGAGCTTAA
- a CDS encoding glucose-6-phosphate dehydrogenase, translated as MDFQHFILLGAGSDVACRYVFPALAELEAANQLPQEFVILGITRKVWQDDGTFRRHIEARVKECGSTANLSALPKLLTRVNQASVDLSDIRRFKNAIGTIRDPVVLYLGLPPAISEGIVGRLGELGLSAESRIMIEKPFGHNLQSAQDLNRGLHKMFPEDHIFRVDHFLAKQTVQNILGIRFANRVLESVWDHQHVERVEIVWEETNALEGRIGYYDAAGALKDMIQNHLLQLMCLLALEPPSELTEPELHDRKMELLKAVRPFSEEQIAAHTARGRYTAGQTGGRAVKGYLDEPGVDPHRGTETFAEVRFFIDNPRWRKVPFVLRTGKALKEDRQEISIFFKPPRHSTFISTQVVRSNELRLGLKPDQVGLVVNVNGPGNPLEAEPVELHTDLAPEPMTPYASLIRDVLIGNSMFFIRDDEAEEAWKVIDPITAAWKKDVVPLQSYPAGSIGLPSLE; from the coding sequence ATGGACTTTCAGCATTTCATCCTACTTGGCGCCGGTTCAGATGTGGCCTGCCGCTATGTCTTTCCTGCCCTGGCTGAGCTGGAAGCGGCAAACCAACTGCCTCAGGAATTTGTGATCTTGGGGATCACGAGAAAGGTCTGGCAGGATGACGGAACCTTCCGTCGTCACATTGAAGCGCGTGTCAAGGAATGCGGGAGTACCGCAAATCTGAGCGCCTTGCCGAAATTGTTGACCCGGGTGAATCAGGCGTCAGTGGATCTCTCCGACATTCGTCGGTTCAAAAACGCGATCGGAACGATACGGGATCCCGTCGTGCTCTATTTGGGGCTCCCCCCGGCGATCTCAGAAGGAATCGTTGGACGGCTCGGTGAACTGGGCTTGTCTGCCGAAAGCCGAATCATGATAGAAAAGCCGTTCGGTCACAATCTGCAGTCGGCGCAGGACCTAAACCGCGGGTTACATAAAATGTTTCCTGAAGACCATATTTTTCGTGTCGACCATTTTTTGGCCAAACAGACGGTGCAGAATATATTGGGCATTCGATTCGCCAACCGGGTCTTGGAGTCGGTATGGGATCATCAGCACGTGGAGAGAGTCGAAATCGTGTGGGAAGAGACGAATGCTCTGGAGGGGAGAATTGGGTACTATGACGCCGCCGGCGCTCTCAAGGATATGATTCAAAACCACCTGTTACAGTTGATGTGTTTGCTGGCGCTGGAGCCTCCTTCGGAGCTTACCGAACCCGAGCTGCATGATCGAAAAATGGAGCTGTTGAAGGCGGTCCGGCCATTCTCCGAGGAGCAAATCGCCGCGCACACGGCTCGAGGTCGGTATACGGCCGGACAGACAGGGGGCCGTGCTGTAAAGGGATATCTGGATGAACCGGGAGTCGATCCTCATCGTGGTACGGAGACATTCGCAGAAGTTCGTTTCTTCATCGACAATCCACGGTGGAGGAAGGTCCCATTCGTCTTACGAACCGGGAAGGCGTTGAAGGAAGATCGGCAGGAAATCTCCATATTTTTCAAGCCTCCCCGGCACTCAACGTTCATCTCGACTCAGGTGGTCAGATCGAATGAGTTACGATTGGGTCTCAAGCCTGATCAGGTCGGATTGGTTGTCAATGTGAATGGCCCAGGCAATCCCTTGGAAGCAGAGCCGGTCGAACTTCATACGGATCTTGCGCCGGAGCCGATGACTCCTTATGCGAGCCTCATCAGGGATGTGCTCATCGGAAACTCGATGTTTTTTATCAGGGACGATGAGGCAGAGGAAGCGTGGAAGGTCATAGACCCGATCACCGCCGCATGGAAGAAAGATGTTGTTCCGCTTCAATCCTACCCGGCGGGTTCCATTGGCCTGCCTTCTCTTGAATAG
- a CDS encoding PAS domain-containing protein, with protein MTIGTVPDVSGKIMNGVFPYDQSKPIRVQPIVLGAITSIILLCTFLVDIGTPDGVATWVPYCIAIVLALQWRGAATIVPVTAAALILMVVAFLLRPLGDFQTETTNRAIGAATVTALALACLYIDWRRHKHRKALATTASRLNRLRFFVNRLKRAAVVLSDSRGRVTEWNQAAQYVTGYSIEQMIGRPVFRIFHRREIGTASWAQTYRKARTEERAVYEAVCSRSNGSLCHVSIVIKPIRNQAGALQGYSLSLQKHRWRTPR; from the coding sequence ATGACCATCGGCACGGTTCCGGATGTATCAGGCAAAATCATGAATGGTGTGTTCCCATACGATCAGTCGAAACCGATCCGTGTACAACCAATCGTGCTTGGAGCCATCACGAGTATCATTCTCTTATGTACATTCTTGGTCGATATCGGAACACCGGACGGAGTGGCCACATGGGTGCCCTACTGCATCGCCATCGTCCTTGCGCTGCAATGGAGAGGAGCGGCTACCATTGTGCCCGTCACGGCGGCGGCCTTGATCTTGATGGTTGTAGCATTCTTGTTGAGGCCGCTCGGAGATTTTCAAACCGAGACAACCAATCGAGCGATCGGGGCCGCAACCGTGACGGCCCTTGCCCTGGCATGCTTGTACATCGACTGGCGGCGACACAAGCACCGGAAGGCACTCGCGACAACGGCTTCGCGGCTCAACCGACTACGGTTTTTTGTCAATAGATTAAAGAGGGCGGCTGTTGTCCTGAGCGACAGCCGGGGACGAGTGACCGAATGGAATCAGGCCGCACAATACGTAACCGGTTACTCCATTGAGCAGATGATCGGACGACCGGTCTTTCGCATCTTCCACCGTCGAGAAATTGGGACTGCCAGTTGGGCACAGACCTATCGAAAAGCGCGTACCGAAGAGCGGGCTGTCTATGAAGCCGTGTGCTCTCGTTCCAATGGGTCCCTCTGTCACGTGAGCATCGTGATCAAACCGATCCGGAATCAGGCCGGGGCTCTACAAGGGTATTCGCTGTCCCTGCAGAAACATCGATGGAGAACACCGCGATAA
- the treZ gene encoding malto-oligosyltrehalose trehalohydrolase: MSASKPQRNMLGACVGEGGVQFRVWAPKVERVEVLFGNGRTFALEKDAGGYFSGTMSSASSGMTYRYRLNTGGDFPDPCSRFQPEGPHGPSQIVASSAYSWREQDWPGVRMAGQVLYELHIGAFTKEGTFDAAIQELDGLKRLGITLLELMPVAEFPGRWNWGYDGVCLFAPSHRYGDHDALKRFVDAAHMRGIGVILDVVYNHFGPDGNYLSVFSDDYVTDRYPNEWGQALNFDGPRSEGMRNMVIQNACYWIKEFRLDGLRLDATHAIHDASETHILGDLSVEARRTAGQRPIVLIAESEQQDMRALRPVDEGGWGLDAIWSDDFHHTCRVAVTGRREAYYTDYLGAPQELVSAVKRGFLYQGQRYHWQGKARGTVVGKEPASSFVFYLQNHDQIGNTLMGDRIHTMTNPGRYRAITAFWLLAPQTPMLFMGQEFGASSNFLYFVDFEGHELGPKVAKGRQEFLSQFPSYASEDAQASMMDPSDPSAFERSKLHWAEQQEHEPLYRLHCDLLRLRREDRVFSAQARDRLDGAVLGSHAFVIRYYEAMGCDRLLVVNLGDDLHLVPAPEPLLAPPQTWSWSLMWSSDHPQYGGSGTVNPLTEKGWHIPAESATLFQIDYDGAAVVREQDHG, encoded by the coding sequence ATGTCAGCATCAAAGCCTCAAAGGAACATGCTCGGAGCCTGTGTGGGCGAAGGCGGCGTGCAGTTCAGGGTCTGGGCTCCCAAGGTCGAACGTGTGGAGGTACTGTTCGGGAACGGCCGCACGTTCGCTCTAGAAAAGGATGCGGGTGGTTACTTCAGCGGAACGATGTCATCCGCCAGCTCCGGGATGACGTATCGCTATCGATTGAACACCGGAGGGGATTTCCCCGATCCCTGTTCGCGTTTCCAGCCGGAGGGACCTCACGGTCCTTCGCAGATCGTTGCCTCTTCCGCCTATAGCTGGCGAGAACAGGACTGGCCCGGCGTCAGGATGGCGGGACAGGTCCTGTACGAATTGCATATCGGGGCATTTACCAAGGAAGGCACGTTCGATGCCGCTATTCAGGAGTTGGACGGCCTCAAGCGTCTTGGGATCACCCTGCTCGAACTCATGCCGGTAGCCGAATTTCCCGGACGTTGGAATTGGGGATATGACGGCGTGTGTCTGTTTGCCCCGTCGCACAGGTATGGAGATCATGACGCCTTGAAACGCTTCGTGGATGCGGCCCACATGAGGGGGATCGGTGTCATTCTGGACGTCGTGTATAACCATTTCGGGCCGGATGGAAACTATTTGTCGGTATTCAGCGATGACTATGTGACCGACCGGTATCCGAATGAGTGGGGCCAAGCCCTCAATTTCGATGGGCCCAGGTCCGAGGGTATGCGCAACATGGTCATTCAGAACGCATGCTATTGGATCAAGGAGTTCCGACTGGACGGCCTTCGGCTCGATGCAACCCACGCGATCCATGATGCCAGCGAGACGCATATCCTAGGTGACCTATCGGTGGAAGCGCGGCGCACAGCGGGGCAACGGCCGATTGTGCTGATCGCCGAAAGCGAGCAGCAGGACATGCGGGCTCTTCGGCCGGTCGATGAAGGAGGGTGGGGGCTGGACGCCATATGGAGCGACGACTTTCATCACACCTGTCGCGTTGCCGTGACCGGACGGCGGGAAGCCTATTACACGGACTATCTCGGTGCGCCGCAAGAATTGGTGTCCGCCGTGAAGCGAGGGTTTTTGTATCAAGGACAACGGTATCACTGGCAAGGCAAGGCCCGGGGGACGGTCGTCGGTAAGGAACCGGCGAGCAGCTTTGTGTTTTATCTGCAGAACCATGATCAGATCGGGAATACGTTGATGGGCGATCGGATCCACACAATGACCAACCCGGGTCGATACCGGGCGATTACTGCCTTCTGGCTGCTCGCTCCTCAGACCCCCATGTTGTTCATGGGACAGGAATTCGGCGCGTCGAGCAACTTTCTCTACTTCGTGGATTTTGAGGGGCACGAACTCGGCCCAAAAGTAGCCAAGGGACGACAAGAGTTTTTGAGCCAGTTTCCCAGCTACGCCTCAGAAGATGCGCAGGCCTCCATGATGGATCCGAGTGATCCCTCGGCTTTTGAGCGATCGAAACTGCATTGGGCGGAGCAGCAAGAGCACGAACCACTGTACCGGCTGCATTGTGATCTGTTGCGATTGCGTCGGGAGGATAGGGTGTTCTCGGCGCAAGCGCGAGATCGGCTCGACGGAGCTGTGTTGGGTTCGCATGCGTTTGTGATCAGATACTACGAAGCAATGGGGTGCGATCGCCTCCTTGTCGTCAATCTTGGTGACGATCTCCATCTGGTTCCTGCCCCTGAGCCGCTCCTGGCGCCGCCGCAGACGTGGTCTTGGAGCCTCATGTGGTCGAGTGATCACCCGCAGTACGGCGGCTCCGGTACGGTGAATCCACTCACGGAAAAAGGGTGGCACATTCCGGCCGAGTCCGCGACGTTGTTTCAAATTGATTACGACGGCGCTGCGGTCGTTCGCGAGCAGGACCATGGGTGA
- a CDS encoding glycogen debranching enzyme family protein: MGETPEPSMPVIALPWTRSGDINALLSREWLVTNGLGGYSSTTLMQVATRRYHGIFVPDLPSPRGRTIVIPRLDEELQIGTASVCLSGAEYADGHLDADIVEHLTSFRREWQTPTWQFSFQGRDLVKRIVMPYGQNTVYVEYRLEAGEPVTLRLRPFVTFRMPDAPLSETRKAPFLLTMVRGRYEMPLCEGVSPLKLCLRPQAGVFVADASVSHGVSYRVDRDRGSAHVEDLESPGYFTVRLNRDHPISFVASMEAWENLQYDADAIFAAERERLHKLVVQADRLPADRHETLLTLAADQFIVFPGSRMEEHALAQASGDEARTVIAGYHWFTDWGRDTMISLEGLTLCTGRHREGRAILRTFARYIKAGLIPNLFPEGERTGLYHTADATLWFFHALDRYYEVTGDRDTLMVLYPALKEVVEHHLKGTHFGIGVDERDGLLKAGAQGYALTWMDAKVEDWVVTPRRGKPVEIQALWYNAIRLMGRWADDLRERSDRWDGLAKHIEDSFNDRFWYATGGYLYDVVDGEAGDDASLRPNQVFTMSLRYPILEKARWMPVLTVVREKLLTPFGLRSLAPGHRDYKPMYFGDLRARDAAYHQGTVWAWLIGHFIDASLRAGVDRAECRRFLDAFDVYLFDDGMGTVSEIFDAEAPFAPRGCVAQAWSVAEILRAYQVTQSAHSSGRNRGEIGMGNRP, encoded by the coding sequence ATGGGTGAAACTCCCGAGCCATCCATGCCCGTCATCGCCCTGCCGTGGACGCGAAGCGGGGATATCAACGCTCTGCTGTCGCGCGAATGGCTCGTGACGAACGGACTTGGGGGGTACTCGTCGACGACGCTCATGCAGGTGGCCACACGCCGCTATCACGGCATATTTGTCCCGGATTTGCCGTCCCCCAGAGGCCGCACGATCGTCATTCCTCGCCTGGACGAGGAACTGCAGATAGGAACCGCTTCCGTATGTTTGAGCGGAGCCGAGTACGCAGACGGACATCTGGATGCCGACATTGTCGAGCATCTCACGAGCTTTCGCCGGGAGTGGCAAACGCCCACCTGGCAGTTTTCATTTCAAGGACGGGACTTGGTCAAGCGGATCGTCATGCCCTATGGGCAGAATACCGTGTATGTGGAATATCGATTGGAAGCCGGAGAACCGGTCACTCTTCGTCTGCGGCCGTTCGTGACCTTTCGCATGCCCGACGCACCTCTCAGCGAGACGCGTAAGGCGCCGTTCCTCCTGACCATGGTCAGAGGACGATATGAGATGCCGCTTTGCGAAGGAGTGTCTCCATTGAAGCTTTGCCTGAGGCCGCAAGCGGGTGTATTTGTGGCCGATGCTTCCGTCAGCCATGGCGTGTCGTATCGAGTGGATCGCGATCGAGGCTCCGCGCATGTCGAGGATCTGGAGAGTCCCGGATACTTCACCGTGCGGTTGAATCGGGATCATCCGATATCCTTCGTGGCAAGCATGGAAGCCTGGGAGAATCTTCAATACGATGCCGATGCCATATTTGCCGCCGAACGAGAGCGGCTGCACAAACTCGTCGTTCAGGCAGACCGGCTTCCTGCCGACCGTCATGAAACGCTTCTGACGTTGGCGGCGGATCAGTTTATCGTGTTTCCCGGAAGCCGGATGGAAGAGCACGCCTTGGCCCAGGCTTCCGGAGATGAAGCGCGGACGGTCATCGCAGGGTATCACTGGTTCACCGATTGGGGGCGGGACACGATGATCAGTCTGGAAGGGCTGACGCTGTGCACCGGCCGGCACCGAGAGGGCCGCGCGATTCTGCGCACCTTTGCGCGGTACATCAAGGCTGGGCTCATCCCCAATCTGTTCCCCGAAGGGGAGCGCACCGGACTGTATCACACGGCGGATGCCACCTTGTGGTTCTTCCACGCCCTCGATCGGTATTACGAGGTGACGGGTGACCGGGATACCTTGATGGTGCTGTATCCGGCATTGAAAGAGGTGGTCGAGCATCATTTGAAGGGAACGCATTTTGGAATCGGTGTCGACGAGCGCGACGGCCTCTTGAAGGCCGGAGCGCAGGGTTACGCGCTGACCTGGATGGATGCCAAGGTAGAGGACTGGGTGGTCACACCACGCCGTGGCAAGCCGGTGGAGATACAGGCGTTGTGGTACAACGCGATTCGACTGATGGGGCGGTGGGCCGACGATCTGAGAGAGCGATCGGACCGCTGGGACGGGTTGGCGAAACACATTGAGGATTCGTTCAATGATCGTTTTTGGTACGCAACCGGTGGGTATTTATACGATGTCGTGGACGGTGAGGCGGGCGATGATGCGAGTCTCCGGCCTAATCAGGTGTTCACCATGTCGCTTCGATATCCAATTCTGGAGAAAGCGAGATGGATGCCGGTCTTGACCGTCGTCCGTGAGAAATTGCTGACGCCGTTCGGACTCCGCAGTCTGGCGCCGGGTCACCGCGACTATAAGCCGATGTATTTCGGAGATCTGCGCGCGCGTGACGCGGCCTACCATCAAGGGACGGTATGGGCGTGGTTGATCGGCCATTTCATCGATGCGTCGTTGAGGGCGGGTGTGGACCGGGCAGAGTGCCGGCGATTCTTGGACGCGTTTGACGTCTACTTGTTCGACGACGGGATGGGAACCGTGAGCGAGATATTCGATGCCGAGGCGCCCTTCGCCCCGCGTGGATGTGTCGCGCAGGCCTGGAGCGTGGCGGAGATTCTGCGGGCCTACCAGGTCACACAATCTGCACATTCGAGCGGCAGAAACCGCGGCGAGATAGGTATGGGTAACAGGCCATGA
- a CDS encoding DUF2383 domain-containing protein, protein MQFANNIQAIRDRARKHIEEGSMTEGYGLDREQAIKVLNDALATEYMCVLRYRFHYFMATGINSSAVKDEFLEHAQEEQAHADELAERIKQLGGKPELHPSVIAERSHSEYREGTSLADMIREDLIAERIAIESYREMVRYFGDKDPTSRVMLEGILAKEEEHADEMADLLFAVQPDTNRNSHQLYFGDEVPEKAKQTKVKS, encoded by the coding sequence ATGCAGTTTGCTAACAACATTCAGGCCATTCGGGACCGGGCACGTAAGCATATCGAAGAAGGGTCCATGACCGAAGGGTATGGGTTGGATCGAGAGCAGGCCATCAAAGTGTTGAACGATGCGCTGGCCACCGAGTACATGTGTGTGCTTCGTTATCGATTCCACTATTTCATGGCCACCGGCATCAATTCTTCCGCAGTCAAGGACGAATTCTTGGAGCATGCCCAGGAGGAGCAGGCCCATGCCGATGAACTCGCGGAGCGAATCAAGCAGTTGGGAGGCAAGCCGGAACTTCATCCTTCCGTGATTGCGGAACGCAGCCACAGCGAATATCGGGAAGGCACCTCATTGGCCGATATGATCCGTGAGGATCTGATCGCCGAGCGCATTGCCATCGAGAGCTATAGGGAGATGGTGCGGTACTTCGGCGACAAGGATCCCACTTCCCGAGTCATGTTGGAAGGCATTCTGGCCAAAGAAGAAGAGCATGCGGATGAAATGGCGGACCTGCTGTTCGCCGTGCAGCCGGATACGAACCGGAATTCGCACCAGCTGTACTTTGGTGATGAGGTTCCGGAAAAAGCCAAGCAAACTAAGGTTAAGTCCTGA
- a CDS encoding alpha/beta hydrolase, translating into MRQSILHMALLFGLQALMGCQTSQTETYGGGYRKVETPPAKEVRQEMAATKARADKDMAVVLTELQGLNPKHIASLSAEDARAQPTPADAVAALLRERNRETVPRAVGKTNNRTIPGPGGALPIRIYTPEGRGPFPVIVYFHGGGWVIATIDTYDSSAWALAKTARAIVVSVEYRKAPEHKFPAAHEDAYAAYQWVLRNAESFGGDPAMVAVAGESAGGNLAAAVCLMARGRGELLPVHQALIYPVTGYDLNTPSYQENAQAKPLDKSMMVWFFEKYLNNPSDGRNPWIDLVNVQDLKGLPPATIITAEIDPLRSEGERYAERLLQAGVPVTYHNYEGVTHEFFGMGAVVSDAKKAVRLVARDMNGSFDDPVLGRYDDRSGRPVPVEPLQE; encoded by the coding sequence ATGAGGCAATCAATTCTTCATATGGCCCTTTTGTTCGGCCTGCAGGCCCTTATGGGCTGTCAAACGTCACAAACGGAAACCTACGGCGGCGGCTATCGCAAGGTCGAGACGCCTCCGGCCAAGGAAGTGAGGCAGGAGATGGCGGCCACGAAAGCACGAGCCGATAAAGATATGGCCGTGGTACTCACGGAGCTTCAAGGGTTGAACCCCAAACACATCGCTTCGCTGTCGGCGGAGGATGCTCGAGCGCAACCGACGCCGGCGGATGCCGTCGCAGCGTTGCTGCGCGAACGGAATCGGGAGACGGTGCCTAGAGCGGTCGGAAAGACCAACAACCGGACGATTCCTGGCCCCGGCGGTGCGCTGCCGATCCGCATCTACACACCGGAAGGACGAGGTCCCTTTCCCGTCATTGTGTATTTTCATGGGGGAGGGTGGGTGATCGCCACGATTGACACCTACGACTCTTCGGCATGGGCCCTTGCGAAGACTGCGCGTGCCATTGTGGTCTCGGTCGAATATCGTAAAGCTCCGGAGCATAAGTTTCCGGCGGCTCATGAGGATGCCTACGCAGCCTATCAATGGGTGCTGCGCAACGCCGAAAGCTTTGGTGGAGATCCGGCGATGGTGGCTGTGGCCGGTGAAAGCGCCGGCGGCAATCTGGCGGCTGCGGTATGTCTGATGGCGCGCGGGCGTGGAGAGCTCCTGCCGGTGCACCAGGCGCTCATCTACCCTGTAACCGGGTATGACCTGAATACCCCGTCCTATCAAGAAAATGCTCAAGCTAAACCGTTGGACAAGTCGATGATGGTCTGGTTCTTCGAAAAATACTTAAACAACCCGAGCGATGGCAGAAATCCATGGATTGATCTCGTGAATGTCCAGGATCTGAAAGGGCTGCCGCCGGCCACCATCATCACGGCAGAAATCGACCCACTGCGGTCGGAGGGAGAACGGTATGCCGAGCGCCTGCTCCAAGCGGGCGTCCCCGTGACCTATCATAATTACGAAGGAGTCACGCACGAATTTTTCGGGATGGGAGCAGTGGTGAGCGATGCCAAGAAGGCCGTGCGATTGGTTGCGAGGGATATGAACGGGTCGTTCGACGATCCTGTTTTGGGCCGTTATGACGACCGCTCAGGGCGCCCAGTACCAGTAGAACCGCTTCAGGAGTAG